A DNA window from Bradyrhizobium sp. CCBAU 53421 contains the following coding sequences:
- a CDS encoding ABC transporter ATP-binding protein, which yields MAEGAEDVPVVYLHDIKREYRQGEATLTVLNGAKLALWPGQSVALVAPSGSGKSTLLHIAGLLESPDDGEVYVAGTPTSQMSDVDRTQIRRSDIGFVYQSHRLLPEFSALENVMLPQMIRGLKRSETVKRATEILAYLGLGDRITHRPAELSGGEQQRVAIARAVANAPRVLFADEPTGNLDPGTADHVFNALMQLVKATRVAMLIATHNMDLAARMDRRVSLSNGQVVELE from the coding sequence ATGGCTGAGGGGGCGGAAGACGTACCGGTCGTCTATCTTCATGATATCAAGCGGGAATACAGGCAGGGTGAGGCGACGCTGACGGTCCTGAACGGCGCCAAGCTCGCGCTGTGGCCCGGTCAATCGGTGGCGCTGGTGGCACCGTCCGGATCCGGCAAGTCGACGCTGTTGCACATCGCGGGCCTGCTGGAGAGCCCCGACGACGGCGAGGTCTATGTGGCGGGCACGCCGACCTCGCAGATGTCGGACGTTGACCGCACCCAGATTCGTCGCTCCGATATCGGCTTCGTCTATCAATCCCACCGGCTGCTGCCGGAGTTCTCGGCACTCGAGAACGTCATGCTGCCGCAGATGATTCGGGGTCTCAAGCGATCCGAGACCGTGAAACGGGCGACCGAGATCCTGGCCTATCTCGGGCTTGGTGATCGCATCACCCATCGTCCCGCCGAGCTCTCGGGCGGCGAACAGCAGCGGGTGGCGATCGCGCGCGCAGTCGCCAACGCACCGCGGGTGCTGTTTGCGGACGAGCCGACCGGGAATCTGGATCCGGGAACGGCCGATCATGTTTTCAACGCGCTGATGCAGCTCGTGAAGGCGACCCGGGTCGCGATGCTGATCGCAACCCACAACATGGACCTCGCCGCGCGGATGGATCGCCGGGTGTCGTTGTCGAACGGGCAGGTCGTCGAGCTCGAATAG
- a CDS encoding DUF3551 domain-containing protein, producing the protein MRNLILALVPAILALSTIATAPANAQKYYSTSPVCKTNYRWGGEDTDCGYTSLEQCRASASGLAAMCINNPYYAGPPTDRRPSQPGRRSRPLY; encoded by the coding sequence ATGCGCAACCTGATTCTGGCACTGGTTCCGGCGATCTTGGCGCTCAGTACCATCGCGACTGCGCCAGCAAACGCCCAGAAGTACTATTCGACCTCGCCGGTCTGCAAGACCAACTACCGATGGGGTGGTGAGGATACCGACTGCGGCTACACGTCACTGGAGCAGTGCCGCGCCTCGGCGTCCGGCTTGGCGGCGATGTGCATCAACAATCCCTATTATGCCGGGCCGCCGACCGACCGTCGGCCGAGCCAGCCTGGCAGACGGTCTCGCCCGCTCTATTGA
- a CDS encoding DUF3551 domain-containing protein produces the protein MRTMILAAAASVVALAALGTAPSHAVGVRYPFCIQGDRYPGLSNCSYPSYEACLATASGIGQNCIANPYYAGDNDPRSYLHIPPRDRREGNFFDLFIH, from the coding sequence ATGCGGACGATGATTCTTGCTGCCGCGGCGTCTGTAGTCGCGCTCGCTGCGCTTGGTACGGCGCCGTCGCATGCCGTCGGCGTACGCTACCCGTTCTGCATCCAGGGCGACCGCTATCCCGGTCTCAGCAACTGCTCATATCCGTCCTACGAGGCGTGCCTGGCCACCGCCTCGGGCATCGGCCAGAACTGCATCGCCAACCCCTATTATGCCGGCGACAACGACCCGCGCTCGTATCTGCATATCCCCCCGCGGGACCGCCGCGAGGGCAATTTCTTCGATCTGTTCATTCACTGA
- a CDS encoding outer membrane protein has product MKKILLVTASMLALSATAASAADLAARPYTKAPPPMVAAVYDWTGFYIGINGGWGQSHDNRSVDGIGQAGSYDANGGTVGGQIGYRWQTGGWVWGLEAQGNWADFTGSTGNLLVPGGTVRSKTDAFGLFTGQIGYAWNNVLLYAKGGAAVTDRNYQFLAPGGALASQTGFDTRWSPTVGVGLEFAFAQGWSLGVEYNHIFEDTHGATFVTPAGVAVAGFHTGGDTDMVLGRLNYKFGGPIIARY; this is encoded by the coding sequence ATGAAAAAGATTTTGCTTGTCACCGCCAGCATGCTCGCGCTCAGCGCGACCGCTGCCTCTGCGGCTGACCTCGCGGCTCGCCCTTACACCAAGGCTCCGCCGCCCATGGTTGCCGCTGTGTATGATTGGACCGGCTTCTACATCGGTATCAACGGTGGTTGGGGCCAGAGCCACGACAACCGTTCGGTCGACGGTATCGGCCAGGCTGGCAGCTACGATGCCAACGGCGGCACCGTCGGCGGCCAGATCGGCTACCGCTGGCAGACCGGCGGCTGGGTCTGGGGTCTGGAAGCTCAGGGCAACTGGGCTGACTTCACCGGCAGCACCGGCAACCTGCTCGTCCCGGGCGGCACCGTTCGCTCGAAGACCGATGCCTTCGGCCTGTTCACCGGTCAGATCGGCTACGCCTGGAACAACGTCCTGCTGTACGCCAAGGGCGGTGCTGCGGTCACCGATCGCAACTACCAGTTCCTGGCACCCGGCGGCGCGCTGGCGTCCCAGACCGGCTTCGACACCCGTTGGAGCCCGACGGTCGGCGTTGGCCTCGAATTCGCCTTCGCTCAGGGCTGGTCGCTCGGCGTCGAATACAACCACATCTTCGAAGACACCCACGGTGCGACCTTCGTCACCCCCGCCGGTGTTGCGGTGGCTGGCTTCCACACCGGTGGCGACACCGACATGGTCCTCGGCCGTCTGAACTACAAGTTCGGTGGCCCGATCATCGCGCGTTACTGA
- a CDS encoding GDCCVxC domain-containing (seleno)protein translates to MTEPRLISELTCPSCGHVSAETMPTDACQFFYDCKGCGIRLKPKAGDCCVYCSYGTVPCPPMQVGNCCR, encoded by the coding sequence ATGACGGAACCACGGCTGATCTCCGAACTGACGTGCCCAAGCTGCGGCCATGTGTCTGCCGAGACGATGCCGACCGACGCCTGCCAGTTCTTCTATGATTGCAAGGGATGCGGCATCCGGCTGAAGCCGAAAGCAGGAGATTGCTGCGTCTATTGCTCGTATGGAACCGTGCCATGCCCGCCGATGCAGGTCGGGAATTGTTGCCGGTGA
- the dnaE gene encoding DNA polymerase III subunit alpha — protein MPNAGFVHLHVHSAYSLLKGSIKIAKLGELAKADRQPALALTDTDNMFGALEFSDKMAGYGIQPIVGCELAVDFGDVDPNTRSILATTGPARIVLLAARDRGYQNLMRLNSRAFLETPVNQTPHIKLDWLTDNAEDLIALTGGPDGPIALALRAEQAALAATRCDRLASLFGDRLYIELQRHGIDKERRTEGGLIDLAYSKGLPLVATNEPYFASSDDYESHDALLCIAGGHLIAETNREQLTPDHRFKTRAEMAVLFADIPEALASTVEIAERCSFRPKTRKPILPFFTVGGAASADAAADEAAELKRQAEEGLANRLRVHGLSPGMTEEDYAKRLAFELDVITRMKYAGYFLIVSDFIKWAKAQGIPVGPGRGSGAGSLVAWVLTITDLDPMRFALLFERFLNPERVSMPDFDIDFCQDRRGEVIQYVQERYGRDQVAQIITFGTLQARGVLRDVGRVLQMPYGQVDKLTKLVPQNPAAPVTLAQAIEGEPKLQAFRDEDPVVARAFDIAQRLEGLTRHASTHAAGIVIGDRPLSELVPMYRDPKSDMPVTQFNMKWVEPAGLVKFDFLGLKTLTVLDVAVKLLKQRDVHVDLATLPIDDAPSYQMLARGDVVGVFQVESQGMRRALIDMRPDRFEDIIALVALYRPGPMANIPTYCARKHGDEESEYLHPILEPILKETFGVIIYQEQVMQIAQQMAGYSLGQADLLRRAMGKKIRAEMDKQRDIFVAGAMKNGVSKGQAETIFELLAKFADYGFNKSHAAAYALVSYHTAYMKAHYPVEFLAASMTLELNNTDKLSEFRSEAQRLGIKVEAPNINRSGPTFEVSGNTIYYALAALKGVGIQAVEQIIEERNKKGAFTSLADFAARVSPRAVNKRIIESLAAAGAFDTLDPNRARVFAGADAILAACQRSHEAATSGQNDMFGSAPDAPSITLPQVEPWLPADRLRREYDAIGFFLSGHPLDDYATALKRLRVQSWAEFSRAVKTGATAGKVAATVVSRMERRTKTGNKMGIMGLSDPTGHFEAVLFSEGLAQYRDVLEPGAAVLLQLGAELQGEDVRARVLHAEPLDHAAAKTQKGLRIFVRDTKPLESIARRLNMPEAAPAPGAPAKAPVVKQAAAPPPAAGADGDVSLVMMLDLETEVEMKLPGRYKVSPQIAGAIKAVAGVVDVQTL, from the coding sequence ATGCCGAATGCCGGATTCGTTCATCTTCACGTTCATTCCGCCTATTCGCTGCTGAAGGGCTCGATCAAGATCGCCAAGCTCGGCGAGCTCGCCAAGGCCGACCGCCAGCCGGCGCTGGCGCTCACCGATACCGATAACATGTTCGGGGCGCTGGAATTCTCCGACAAGATGGCGGGCTACGGCATCCAGCCGATCGTCGGCTGCGAGCTGGCGGTGGATTTCGGCGACGTCGACCCCAATACGCGGAGCATTCTTGCGACGACGGGGCCGGCGCGAATCGTGCTGCTGGCGGCGCGCGACCGCGGCTACCAGAACCTGATGCGGCTGAACTCGCGGGCGTTCCTGGAGACACCGGTCAACCAGACCCCGCACATCAAGCTCGACTGGCTAACCGATAATGCTGAGGACCTGATCGCGCTGACCGGGGGTCCCGACGGGCCGATCGCGCTGGCGCTGCGCGCCGAGCAGGCCGCGCTGGCGGCGACCCGCTGCGACCGGTTGGCGAGCCTGTTCGGCGATCGTCTCTACATCGAATTGCAACGGCACGGCATCGACAAGGAGCGCCGCACCGAAGGCGGCCTGATCGATCTCGCCTATAGCAAGGGCCTGCCGCTGGTTGCGACCAACGAGCCGTATTTCGCCAGCAGCGACGACTACGAATCGCATGATGCGCTGCTGTGCATCGCCGGCGGCCATTTGATCGCCGAGACCAACCGCGAACAACTGACCCCGGATCACCGCTTCAAGACCCGCGCGGAAATGGCGGTGCTGTTCGCCGACATTCCGGAGGCGCTGGCATCGACGGTCGAGATCGCCGAGCGTTGCTCGTTCCGCCCGAAGACTCGCAAGCCGATCCTGCCGTTCTTCACGGTTGGTGGCGCCGCCAGTGCCGATGCCGCCGCGGACGAAGCCGCCGAGCTGAAGCGCCAGGCCGAGGAGGGGCTCGCCAATCGCCTGCGGGTGCACGGTCTGTCGCCGGGCATGACCGAGGAGGATTACGCCAAGCGGCTCGCCTTCGAGCTCGACGTCATCACCCGCATGAAATATGCGGGCTACTTCCTGATCGTCTCGGACTTCATCAAATGGGCCAAGGCGCAGGGCATTCCGGTCGGACCGGGCCGCGGCTCGGGCGCCGGCTCGCTGGTCGCCTGGGTGCTCACCATCACCGACCTCGATCCGATGCGCTTCGCGCTGCTGTTCGAACGCTTCCTCAATCCGGAACGCGTCTCGATGCCGGACTTCGACATCGACTTCTGCCAGGACCGCCGCGGCGAGGTGATCCAGTATGTGCAGGAGCGCTACGGCCGCGACCAGGTCGCGCAGATCATCACTTTCGGTACGCTGCAGGCGCGCGGCGTGCTGCGTGACGTCGGGCGCGTGCTGCAGATGCCGTACGGCCAGGTCGACAAGCTGACCAAGCTGGTGCCGCAGAATCCTGCGGCGCCCGTGACGCTGGCGCAGGCGATCGAGGGTGAGCCCAAGCTGCAGGCGTTCCGCGACGAGGATCCTGTGGTCGCGCGTGCGTTCGACATCGCGCAGCGCCTCGAGGGGTTGACGCGCCACGCCTCGACCCACGCGGCAGGCATCGTGATCGGTGACCGGCCGCTGAGCGAGCTGGTGCCGATGTACCGCGATCCGAAATCCGACATGCCGGTCACCCAGTTCAACATGAAATGGGTCGAGCCCGCCGGCCTCGTGAAGTTCGACTTCCTCGGATTGAAGACGCTGACGGTGCTCGACGTCGCGGTGAAGCTGCTCAAGCAGCGCGACGTCCATGTCGACCTCGCGACGCTGCCGATCGATGATGCGCCGAGCTACCAGATGCTGGCGAGGGGCGACGTCGTCGGCGTGTTCCAGGTGGAAAGCCAGGGCATGCGGCGCGCGCTGATCGACATGCGGCCGGACCGCTTCGAGGACATCATCGCGCTGGTAGCGCTGTATCGACCGGGCCCGATGGCCAACATCCCGACCTATTGCGCGCGCAAGCACGGCGACGAGGAGTCGGAATATCTGCATCCGATCCTGGAGCCGATCCTGAAGGAGACGTTCGGCGTCATCATCTACCAGGAACAGGTGATGCAGATCGCGCAGCAGATGGCGGGTTACTCGCTCGGCCAGGCCGACCTGCTGCGCCGCGCGATGGGCAAGAAGATCCGCGCCGAGATGGACAAGCAGCGCGACATCTTCGTCGCCGGCGCGATGAAGAACGGCGTGTCGAAGGGGCAGGCGGAAACGATCTTCGAGCTGCTCGCCAAGTTCGCCGACTACGGCTTCAACAAGAGCCACGCGGCGGCCTATGCGCTGGTGTCGTACCACACCGCCTATATGAAGGCGCACTACCCGGTCGAGTTCCTCGCGGCGTCGATGACGCTCGAACTCAACAACACCGACAAGCTCTCTGAATTCCGCTCCGAGGCGCAGCGGCTCGGCATCAAGGTCGAGGCGCCCAACATCAATCGCTCCGGGCCGACCTTCGAGGTCAGCGGCAACACGATCTACTACGCGCTCGCCGCGCTGAAGGGTGTCGGCATCCAGGCGGTGGAGCAGATCATCGAGGAGCGCAACAAGAAGGGCGCCTTCACCTCGCTGGCCGATTTCGCCGCAAGGGTGAGCCCGCGCGCGGTCAACAAGCGGATCATCGAGAGCCTGGCTGCGGCCGGCGCCTTCGACACGCTGGACCCGAACCGGGCCCGCGTCTTCGCTGGCGCCGACGCGATCCTCGCCGCATGTCAGCGCAGCCACGAGGCGGCGACCTCGGGCCAGAACGACATGTTCGGCAGTGCGCCGGATGCGCCCAGCATCACGCTGCCGCAGGTCGAACCATGGCTGCCCGCGGACCGGCTGCGGCGCGAATATGATGCGATCGGCTTCTTCCTGTCGGGGCATCCGCTCGACGACTACGCGACCGCGCTGAAGCGGCTGCGCGTGCAATCCTGGGCGGAATTCTCGCGCGCGGTGAAGACCGGCGCCACGGCGGGCAAGGTCGCGGCAACCGTGGTGTCGCGCATGGAGAGGCGCACCAAGACCGGCAACAAGATGGGCATCATGGGCCTGTCGGATCCGACCGGCCATTTCGAGGCGGTCTTGTTCTCCGAGGGCCTCGCGCAATACCGCGACGTGCTGGAGCCCGGGGCGGCGGTGCTGTTGCAGCTCGGCGCCGAGCTGCAGGGCGAGGACGTGCGGGCGAGGGTGCTGCACGCCGAGCCGCTGGATCACGCTGCGGCCAAGACGCAGAAGGGCCTGCGGATCTTCGTGCGCGACACCAAGCCGCTAGAGTCGATTGCGCGCCGGCTCAACATGCCGGAAGCCGCGCCGGCGCCGGGCGCGCCCGCAAAGGCGCCGGTCGTGAAGCAAGCCGCCGCGCCGCCGCCCGCGGCCGGCGCCGATGGCGACGTCTCGCTGGTGATGATGCTGGACCTCGAGACCGAGGTCGAGATGAAGCTGCCCGGCCGCTACAAGGTCTCGCCGCAGATTGCCGGCGCGATCAAGGCGGTCGCGGGCGTGGTCGACGTGCAGACGCTGTAA
- a CDS encoding DUF2846 domain-containing protein has translation MFGRYAALLAGVLMVSGCVSDGVGTDYAAISQKVGPPKPGQSRIVVLQEKRKGLSMAICACDMKLDGEPIGKVSFGTYAFADRPAGRHQLVASEVMFPGDTTHNFATEPGRTYFFLVRSSERHDSVTGVTMVGGLVGAVVASAATANAGNPGPADLVALDEPTARATLADLQLVQ, from the coding sequence ATGTTTGGACGTTACGCGGCCTTGCTGGCCGGTGTGTTGATGGTGTCGGGTTGCGTGAGCGATGGTGTCGGCACCGACTATGCGGCGATCTCACAGAAGGTCGGGCCGCCGAAGCCGGGACAGTCCCGCATCGTCGTGTTGCAGGAGAAACGCAAGGGTCTGAGCATGGCGATTTGCGCCTGCGACATGAAGCTCGACGGCGAGCCCATCGGCAAGGTTTCGTTCGGGACCTACGCGTTCGCCGATCGCCCCGCCGGCCGGCATCAACTGGTCGCGAGCGAGGTGATGTTTCCCGGCGACACCACCCACAACTTCGCAACCGAGCCGGGCCGCACTTATTTCTTTCTGGTGAGATCGAGCGAGCGGCATGATTCCGTCACGGGGGTGACGATGGTGGGAGGTTTGGTCGGTGCAGTCGTCGCCTCGGCCGCAACCGCGAACGCCGGCAATCCCGGACCTGCCGATCTCGTTGCCCTGGACGAGCCGACCGCCCGCGCCACGCTCGCGGACCTGCAATTGGTGCAGTAG
- a CDS encoding 30S ribosomal protein S2, giving the protein MSLPEFNMRQLLEAGVHFGHQAHRWNPKMQDYIFGARNNIHIIDLAQTVPMLHRALQAVSDTVAKGGRILFVGTKRSAQDGVADAAKRSAQYFVNSRWLGGTLTNWKTISASIKRLRHLDDVLSSGEASSYTKKERLTLQRERDKLDRSLGGIKDMGGLPDMIFVIDTNKEDIAIQEAQRLNIPVAAIVDTNSDPKGITYVVPGNDDAGRAISLYCDLVARAAIDGISRAQGDSGIDIGASAAPVQEDLPAAAPSGFQGLAGPRGTADNLKKLTGVSGAIEKKLNDLGIFHYWQLAELDHDTAHKIGEEVGLPSRADAWVAQAKTLAEAE; this is encoded by the coding sequence ATGTCGCTGCCCGAATTCAACATGCGTCAGCTTTTGGAAGCTGGCGTTCACTTTGGCCACCAGGCCCACCGCTGGAACCCGAAGATGCAGGATTACATCTTCGGCGCCCGCAACAACATCCACATCATCGACCTCGCGCAGACCGTGCCGATGCTGCACCGTGCCCTGCAGGCGGTCAGCGATACCGTCGCCAAGGGCGGCCGCATCCTGTTCGTCGGCACCAAGCGCTCGGCCCAGGACGGTGTTGCCGATGCGGCCAAGCGTTCGGCCCAGTATTTCGTCAACTCGCGCTGGCTCGGCGGCACGCTGACCAACTGGAAGACGATCTCGGCCTCGATCAAGCGCCTGCGCCATCTCGACGACGTGCTGTCGTCGGGCGAAGCCAGCTCCTACACCAAGAAGGAGCGGCTGACGCTGCAGCGCGAGCGCGACAAGCTCGACCGTTCGCTCGGCGGCATCAAGGACATGGGCGGTCTTCCCGACATGATCTTCGTGATCGACACCAACAAGGAAGACATCGCGATCCAGGAAGCCCAGCGGCTCAACATCCCGGTCGCCGCGATCGTCGACACCAATTCGGACCCCAAGGGCATCACCTATGTGGTGCCGGGCAATGACGACGCCGGTCGCGCGATCTCGCTGTATTGCGATCTCGTGGCGCGCGCCGCCATCGACGGCATCTCGCGTGCTCAGGGCGATTCCGGGATCGACATCGGTGCGTCGGCTGCGCCCGTGCAGGAAGACCTCCCGGCGGCTGCGCCGTCCGGCTTCCAGGGCCTCGCTGGTCCGCGCGGCACCGCCGACAACCTCAAGAAGCTCACCGGCGTGTCCGGTGCGATCGAGAAGAAGCTCAACGACCTCGGCATCTTCCACTACTGGCAGCTCGCCGAGCTCGACCACGACACCGCGCACAAGATCGGCGAAGAAGTCGGTCTGCCGAGCCGTGCCGACGCCTGGGTCGCCCAGGCCAAGACGCTCGCCGAAGCGGAATAA
- the tsf gene encoding translation elongation factor Ts — protein MATITAAMVKDLRESTGAGMMDCKAALTENNGDMQAAQDWLRKKGLSKAAKKAGRVAAEGLIGALTSGTKGVLVEVNSETDFVARNEQFQGLVKMIAQVALHNGANVETIKAAKVGDVTVETAISDAIATIGENMTLRRAASLEVSKGVVSSYVHNAVVEGAGKIGVIVALESAGKTDELAVLGRQLAMHVAAAKPLALDPAGLDPETVKREKDVLADKYRQQGKPENVIEKIVDSGLKTYYKEVCLLDQAFIHDSGKSVAQAVKEAEGKVGGPIKIAGFVNYALGEGIEKQESDFAAEVAAASGKK, from the coding sequence ATGGCAACGATCACAGCAGCGATGGTCAAGGATCTCCGCGAATCGACCGGCGCGGGCATGATGGATTGCAAGGCGGCGCTGACCGAGAACAACGGCGACATGCAGGCCGCGCAGGATTGGCTGCGCAAGAAGGGTCTGTCGAAGGCCGCCAAGAAGGCCGGCCGCGTGGCGGCCGAGGGCCTGATCGGCGCGCTGACCTCCGGCACCAAGGGCGTGCTGGTCGAGGTCAATTCCGAGACCGACTTCGTTGCGCGCAACGAGCAGTTCCAGGGCCTGGTCAAGATGATCGCGCAGGTCGCGCTGCATAACGGCGCCAACGTCGAGACGATCAAGGCGGCCAAGGTCGGCGACGTCACCGTCGAGACCGCAATTTCCGACGCCATCGCGACCATCGGCGAGAACATGACGCTGCGCCGCGCCGCTTCGCTCGAGGTGAGCAAGGGCGTGGTGTCGAGCTACGTCCACAACGCCGTCGTCGAGGGCGCCGGCAAGATCGGCGTGATCGTGGCGCTGGAGTCCGCCGGCAAGACCGACGAGCTCGCGGTGCTCGGCCGCCAGCTCGCCATGCACGTCGCGGCGGCAAAGCCCCTGGCGCTCGATCCGGCCGGGCTCGACCCGGAAACCGTCAAGCGCGAGAAGGACGTGCTGGCCGACAAGTACCGCCAGCAGGGCAAGCCGGAGAACGTCATCGAGAAGATCGTCGATTCCGGCCTGAAGACCTATTACAAGGAAGTCTGCCTGCTCGATCAGGCCTTTATCCACGACAGCGGCAAGTCGGTTGCCCAGGCGGTGAAGGAAGCTGAGGGTAAGGTCGGCGGGCCGATCAAAATCGCTGGCTTTGTGAACTATGCTCTCGGTGAGGGAATCGAGAAGCAGGAAAGCGACTTCGCCGCCGAAGTCGCGGCCGCCAGCGGCAAGAAGTAA
- the pyrH gene encoding UMP kinase, with the protein MAEPIYRRVVIKLSGEYLAGSHGFGIDQPTVDRIADDLIAARKLGIEVAVVIGGGNIVRGVEVSSRGVSRPTGDTMGMLATMMNCLALEAAIERKGSPARTLSAFVMPEISELFTRSAAHKYLAEGRIVLLGGGTGNPFFTTDTTAVLRAAEIGAQAVLKATNVDGVYSADPKKDPKAKRFDRLTHSQAIEGGYKVMDATAFALARETSLPIIVFSIAEPGSIGAILRGSGHGTVVAG; encoded by the coding sequence ATGGCCGAGCCGATCTATCGTCGCGTGGTGATCAAGCTGTCCGGCGAATATCTGGCCGGCTCCCACGGGTTCGGTATCGATCAACCGACGGTGGATCGCATCGCCGACGACCTGATCGCGGCCCGCAAGCTCGGCATCGAGGTCGCCGTCGTGATCGGCGGCGGCAACATCGTCCGCGGCGTCGAGGTGTCCTCGCGCGGCGTGTCCCGGCCGACCGGCGACACCATGGGCATGCTTGCCACCATGATGAACTGCCTCGCGCTCGAAGCGGCGATCGAGCGCAAGGGAAGCCCGGCGCGGACCCTGTCGGCCTTCGTGATGCCGGAGATTTCCGAGCTGTTCACCCGTAGTGCGGCGCACAAATATCTTGCCGAGGGACGCATCGTCCTGCTCGGCGGCGGAACCGGCAACCCGTTCTTCACCACCGACACCACCGCCGTGCTGCGCGCGGCGGAGATCGGTGCGCAGGCGGTGCTGAAAGCCACCAATGTCGACGGCGTCTACAGCGCCGATCCGAAGAAGGACCCCAAGGCCAAGCGCTTCGACCGCCTGACGCATTCGCAGGCCATCGAGGGCGGCTACAAGGTCATGGACGCGACCGCTTTCGCACTTGCCCGCGAGACGTCGCTGCCTATCATCGTGTTCTCGATCGCGGAGCCCGGTTCGATCGGTGCGATTCTGCGCGGGTCCGGACACGGCACGGTCGTCGCCGGCTGA
- the frr gene encoding ribosome recycling factor, with the protein MAAAGFDINDVKRRMQGATQSLKHELGGLRTGRAAASMLEPLQVEAYGSHMPLNQVATISVPEPRLLSVQVWDKTMVKAVEKAIVDSNLGLSPATEGQVLRLRIPELNEERRKELVKVAHKYAEAAKVAVRHVRRDGLDVIKKLEKNHEISEDDQERLSNEVQKATDGVIAEVDQLLAAKEKEILTV; encoded by the coding sequence ATGGCCGCAGCTGGTTTTGACATCAACGACGTGAAGCGCCGCATGCAGGGCGCCACACAATCGCTCAAGCACGAGCTCGGCGGTCTGCGTACCGGCCGTGCCGCGGCCTCCATGCTGGAGCCGCTCCAGGTCGAGGCTTACGGCTCGCATATGCCGCTCAACCAGGTTGCGACCATCAGCGTGCCCGAGCCGCGCCTGCTGTCAGTGCAGGTCTGGGACAAGACGATGGTGAAGGCCGTGGAGAAGGCGATCGTCGACTCCAACCTCGGCCTTTCGCCGGCAACCGAAGGTCAGGTGCTGCGCTTGCGGATTCCCGAACTCAACGAGGAGCGCCGCAAGGAGCTCGTCAAGGTCGCGCACAAATACGCCGAAGCGGCCAAGGTCGCGGTACGCCACGTGCGCCGCGACGGCCTCGACGTGATCAAGAAGCTCGAGAAGAATCACGAGATCTCCGAGGACGATCAGGAGCGCCTGTCGAACGAGGTGCAGAAGGCGACGGACGGCGTGATCGCCGAAGTCGACCAGCTGCTTGCCGCCAAGGAAAAGGAAATCCTGACGGTCTGA
- a CDS encoding isoprenyl transferase translates to MSNAAAPATDGPDRSGSPLHVAVIMDGNGRWAASRGLPRVEGHRRGVEALRRVVRAAHELGIVYLTIFSFSSENWSRPASEIGDLFGLLRRFIRNDLATLHRDGVRVRVIGERAGLDPDICALLNEAEELTRNNVKLNLVVAFNYGSRAEIAAAARRLAREVADGKRDASSIDADTLGQYLDAPDIPDPDLIIRTSGEQRLSNFLMWQAAYSELVFVPIHWPDFDKAALEGAIAEYGKRERRFGGLAAKTGS, encoded by the coding sequence ATGTCGAATGCCGCCGCCCCAGCAACTGACGGACCGGATCGCTCCGGCAGTCCGTTGCATGTGGCTGTTATCATGGACGGCAACGGGCGCTGGGCCGCTTCGCGCGGCCTGCCGCGCGTCGAGGGCCATCGCCGCGGCGTCGAGGCGCTGCGCCGCGTGGTGCGTGCGGCCCATGAACTCGGCATCGTCTACCTCACGATCTTTTCGTTCAGCTCGGAAAACTGGTCGCGGCCGGCCAGCGAGATCGGCGATCTGTTCGGCCTGCTGCGCCGCTTCATTCGTAACGATCTGGCGACGCTGCACCGCGACGGCGTGCGGGTGCGCGTGATCGGCGAGCGCGCCGGGCTCGACCCCGATATCTGCGCGCTGCTCAACGAGGCCGAGGAGCTGACGAGGAACAACGTCAAGCTCAACCTCGTTGTTGCCTTCAACTACGGTTCGCGGGCGGAGATCGCTGCCGCCGCGCGGCGCCTTGCGCGCGAGGTCGCCGACGGCAAACGCGACGCCAGCTCCATCGATGCCGACACGCTCGGGCAATATCTCGATGCGCCCGACATTCCGGACCCGGATCTGATCATCCGCACCAGCGGCGAACAGCGGCTGTCGAACTTCCTGATGTGGCAGGCCGCCTATAGCGAGCTGGTGTTCGTGCCGATTCACTGGCCGGATTTCGACAAGGCGGCGCTCGAGGGCGCGATTGCGGAATACGGCAAGCGTGAGCGCCGGTTCGGCGGCCTCGCCGCGAAAACCGGCTCGTGA